Part of the Vigna unguiculata cultivar IT97K-499-35 unplaced genomic scaffold, ASM411807v1 contig_659, whole genome shotgun sequence genome is shown below.
ATTGCATCAAAGGATTTTGCCATCCTTTGTGTGTTGCCTCCTTTGGAAAGAGTGAttctttccttccacttttagattcaccccttattactttcttcttcacccaattttcaaaagaataccTAATTCTGCCCACAAAATATCTCGTGGTCATAACTGGTTCtaaccctaaaagaaaaaaaaaatcctaagtCAGCCCTTGTGCAATGAGATTcatatcatttggtattcaaagcTTCAGTTTAAGGGTTTGAACGTCAAATTGGTaacaagtaatgattttaaatctatattcatgttgatcatatgagttcaagggtttttaaattaaattgagactttactttgattttatttagaaactttcatgtgattaaatgagtttttaccaataattgagactttactttgattaaaggtatttactctaacgaaaattaattgagactttactttgattaattaagctttttatttggtgaggagataaaagaatagacatgattaggcatagtaaaatttgattgagactgtactttgattgaatttactatggataatctaaaagttctcacttttaattgagactgtactttggttaaaagtgagaacgccaacaaattaattgagactttacattgattaatttgcaaatctacaacaataattaattgagcaataatctttagataaccgatgatgaatctattttgaaaaagcaatggaatcaatctattttcttttctattgtttttatttctttttatcttttaaattttatttctatctttgtttatctgaatcccctatattttttattttgtttgactaaccgctttgtatagttttataagaactaatttgttaaaaatcaattctgtgttcgttgggagacgactttgggttactttacccttactattttgttgactactttcttaacaatactgaagttgttatagataagtagtattaatttgaacgcgtcaacgacagcgttatcaatgATTTATGCCtctgaacaatttttataaggTAATATATTGGTGTTATTGAAGGATTGTTGTTGATTTCCTTCTTTTACCTACTTTTCTTGgccttttttattctttgttaACCTTTCTTTGTCTACTTACAAGCGTTTCCTTACACATATCGGAGAACTATTCTTTGTTATGGCCATAATCTCTTGAATTGCCTAAGAACCCAAGGagaatttgagtggtaaaaggcaagagtgttttattttagtaaaagcCAATCTGTGAGTGCAAACACTTGAGTGGGcgagaaaattttcaaacaccatatatatattttgttcttgTTACCTTGATCTGTTTGTTAATCATGGCAGAAAGGAATGATATTCAGATGCAAATTGTTGCATTATCTCAACATTTGGAGAGGTTGATGAAGCAACAACAAGATGAGTTTCATGATAGGTTGGACCAACTAGAGAATAGAACCCCAccaagaggaggaggaggagggccACAAAGGAATGAAGGGAGAATAGAAGGAGTAAGGTTGAATGTGACACCTTTCAAGGGGAGGAGTGATCCTGAAGCTTACTTGGAGTGGGAGCTGAAAATTGAGCAtgtattttcttgtaataattaTAGTGAGGAGCAAAAGGTAAGGCTTGCAGCAACTGAATTTTCTGATTATGCTTTAATTTGGTGGAACAAGTTGCAAAGACAAAGGATTAGAGATGAGGAGCCTTTGGTGGACACTTTGGATGAGATGAAAAGGGTCAAGAGGAAGTGGTATGTACCTTCTAGCTTCCATAGggacttaaaattaaaactacaaAGACATTCTCAAGGAAGCAAAGGAGTGGATGAGTATTATAAGGAGATGGAGATTCTTATCATCCAAGCCAAAATTGAAGAAGATCCCGAGGTAACTATGGCACGTTTCCTTAATGGATTAAATCATGATATTAGAGATGTTATTGAGTTGCAGGAGTTTGTGGAGATGAAGGATCTATTGCATAAGGCCATACAggtagaacaacaaattaaaagaaagagtACAACAAGAAAGAGTTCTACCAATTTCAATTCTTCAAACTACAGAGATAAAGTAAAGAAAGAAGGTGTTACCTCTTCTAGCAATTCAGTACTTTCTAATGAACGAAAAATAGTTCAAAAGAAAGTTGAACATCCACCAAAGAGAACTAGAGAAGTGAAaggttttaaatgtttgggcaTGGGACATTATGCCTATGAGTGTCCTACAAAGAAGACCGTTCTTCTTAAGGAAAATTGGGAGTACACAAGCGATTCTGATGATAATGATGGAGAGGTAGAAGAGAGTGATGGCGAGTTGAAAGCTAATGTAGGAGAGTTGTACATGATTAGGAGGATAATGGGAAGTCAAGTCAAGGACGAGGATGCATCTCAAAGGGAGAATAATTTTCATACAAGATGTTCAGTTAATGGTAATGTATGTTTGGTAATCATTAATGGAGGAAGTTGTACTAATGTGGTGAGTTCAAGATTAGTGTCAAAGATGAACACTAAACCACATCCTAGGCCATACAAACTTCAATGGCTTAGTGAAGGAGAAGAAGTCCAAGTGAAAAAACAAGCTAAAGTCTCTTTCTCCATTGGGAAATATCAAGATAAGATCTTATGTGATGTGGTTCCTATGGAGGCTAGCCATATTCTTTTGGGAAGACCGTGGCGGTATGACATTAAAGCCATTCATGATGGCTTCACTAACAAAATCTCTTTCATGTATCAAGATAAAAAGTGGTCCTCAAACCCTTATCTCCTAAAGAGGTGTGTGaggatcaaataaaaatgagagaaaagttAGCAAATGAGAGAAAGTGTGAAACActtgaaaggaaaaagaaaaagagtgaaacacttgataggaaaatgagagaaaaatgaAACATTTGAGGGTtaattaagattattgaatatggtgagagttgattaagaaagctaagtgaaatctccaCTAGACACtcagatagcaagctatctagatgaaaaggttcctttcacaaagcgatggattgattcaaaacaaaaaaggaaatggaaagcacataaaccatataaaaccaagaacaattaaaggaagaagaaaacataaaatggaaaggaaaggaatggtgaaaatgtgagaagcacgccactacaaggctaggctagaagccatgacaaccttgaagatgagtggatgtgtgccgccacttgctatgcaagataaggcttaaaagtattcactccctagggaggaaactctcacaaatggttgagatacaagagtgtttttaacttcaaaatgtttaaccctttacatgtctaggagcaccccttatatagaagagtttaggggcctctaagcaaataaaagatacctaacgATGTTTCTACAACAActtaaccctagcttctagaaactaggtcaaataaggttacaaaaatgagagacaaaagagccaactatgctttatgcctttttctttatgctttatgcctttgctttactctctcctccacatcatttatgctccccaatcaccatgcgccacctagcattgctttcttactcctaattaacctacaaagcaaataaacatagattagcatgttggcttaagtcaagtcaactatagtcaacaagtcaaacatagtcaaaggtcaacaagtcaactaaagttgattcaactaagccaacttaaggaatcaaaaaaataacaaacacaaatgaaagggatgaaggattagtgaacttcctttctaaacatgcttagtcttcttaagcatgtgcctccatccttggttggggtcaatccttcatcacataacgcatggaattatttatcgttacatatcaaggtggggtagtgttggcaagagaggtgctccacggattgcaaccattggaaaggaacaaatatgaatatattcaacttCCACTACATTCTTGGAAGAAGAGTATTATGtaatattgctcccatggactcttcccatcttcttCTAGGATTGgaatgacttcgttttaaaacactcaatcttgatgaacgttccctttatttgaggcctGAGGggcataaaatgaagttgaaatttatgacaccaagacaagtcagtaaggatctacataggctgaaggagaaaatagaaaaagaaagaatagagaaaagaagcaatagaaactgtagaaagaagggaaaatgcaaaaaaggaaaagaaaagtaagtagagaaaaagatggtggaaaatttatttgtcaatatgttttcttttgcagTTTGGGATTTCATTTTACAGGAAtaaaaggataagcaagtgaataAAACAGACCAGCTTcaatgtttgaaaaggaagcttgttgtTCAAAATGCTTTATTATACATTTGGTTCACTGAttagaagcaaattcgtcaaacaaaCGGAGACGGACTAATGCATCACTTTGCtggagttatttttatttttattttgtaatgttattagtttgtttaaatatggtccaattcattgcGAAATTAGCGTACAAaactatatttttgt
Proteins encoded:
- the LOC114172658 gene encoding uncharacterized protein LOC114172658, with translation MAERNDIQMQIVALSQHLERLMKQQQDEFHDRLDQLENRTPPRGGGGGPQRNEGRIEGVRLNVTPFKGRSDPEAYLEWELKIEHVFSCNNYSEEQKVRLAATEFSDYALIWWNKLQRQRIRDEEPLVDTLDEMKRVKRKWYVPSSFHRDLKLKLQRHSQGSKGVDEYYKEMEILIIQAKIEEDPEVTMARFLNGLNHDIRDVIELQEFVEMKDLLHKAIQVEQQIKRKSTTRKSSTNFNSSNYRDKVKKEGVTSSSNSVLSNERKIVQKKVEHPPKRTREVKGFKCLGMGHYAYECPTKKTVLLKENWEYTSDSDDNDGEVEESDGELKANVGELYMIRRIMGSQVKDEDASQRENNFHTRCSVNGNVCLVIINGGSCTNVVSSRLVSKMNTKPHPRPYKLQWLSEGEEVQVKKQAKVSFSIGKYQDKILCDVVPMEASHILLGRPWRYDIKAIHDGFTNKISFMYQDKKWSSNPYLLKRCVRIK